In a single window of the Mesotoga infera genome:
- the cas6 gene encoding CRISPR-associated endoribonuclease Cas6, giving the protein MILRLLATYETPDPFPLDYRKGFMSLIKESLRTSSEKEFERVYGGRAGRNIVFNCCFGKDMRIDKKRENIVLNSPTFLFELSSPDTKLIAMIYNGLRKNREYAIFGSKIKLKDITPVNTLIRSKDRIRVRSICPVLIKSNPDIGSRYLLPGEDAFYGSLNHFCKVRYEEYFSEEFEGSVELIPLELKRVVVKHMGTYHTGFKGIFELISSTNMLQFLYDAGIGTRTSQGFGMLELIS; this is encoded by the coding sequence ATGATTTTGCGATTGCTCGCAACATATGAAACTCCGGATCCCTTTCCTCTGGACTACCGAAAGGGATTCATGTCGCTTATAAAGGAATCACTAAGAACTTCCTCTGAAAAAGAGTTTGAAAGAGTTTACGGTGGACGTGCCGGCAGAAATATCGTCTTCAACTGTTGCTTTGGAAAGGATATGCGAATAGACAAGAAGAGGGAGAATATTGTTCTGAATTCCCCAACGTTTCTCTTTGAACTCTCCAGCCCAGACACCAAACTCATAGCAATGATCTATAACGGGCTCAGGAAGAACCGCGAATACGCAATCTTTGGCTCAAAGATCAAGCTCAAAGACATTACGCCTGTAAACACTCTTATCAGATCTAAAGATAGAATCCGTGTTCGTTCTATCTGTCCCGTCTTAATAAAATCAAATCCAGATATTGGATCAAGATATCTGCTGCCTGGAGAAGATGCCTTCTATGGCAGCCTTAATCACTTCTGCAAAGTGAGATATGAAGAATACTTCTCAGAGGAGTTTGAAGGAAGCGTAGAGCTTATTCCTCTTGAGCTGAAAAGAGTAGTGGTGAAGCACATGGGAACCTACCACACAGGATTCAAAGGGATTTTCGAACTAATCTCTTCGACCAATATGCTTCAGTTCCTGTATGATGCTGGAATAGGAACGAGGACGTCGCAGGGCTTTGGAATGCTGGAGCTGATATCATGA